A genomic region of Streptomyces rimosus contains the following coding sequences:
- a CDS encoding polyribonucleotide nucleotidyltransferase, translating into MENETHYAEAVIDNGSFGTRTIRFETGRLAKQAAGSAVAYLDDDTMVLSATTASKNPKDQLDFFPLTVDVEERMYAAGKIPGSFFRREGRPSEDAILTCRLIDRPLRPSFKKGLRNEIQIVETIMALNPDHLYDVVAINAASCSTQLAGLPFSGPIGGTRVALINGQWVAFPTHTELENAVFDMVVAGRVLPDGDVAIMMVEAEATEKTIQLVKDGAEAPTEEVVAAGLEAAKPFIKVLCRAQSDLAAKAAKPVGEFPIFLDFQDDVLEALTKAVKGELAQALTIAGKQEREAELDRVKALAAEKLLPEFEGREKEISAAYRALTKSLVRERVIKEKVRIDGRGVTDIRTLAAEVEAIPRVHGSALFERGETQILGVTTLNMLRMEQQLDTLSPVTRKRYMHNYNFPPYSVGETGRVGSPKRREIGHGALAERAIVPVLPTREEFPYAIRQVSEALGSNGSTSMGSVCASTMSLLNAGVPLKAPVAGIAMGLISEEIDGKTHYVALTDILGAEDAFGDMDFKVAGTKQFVTALQLDTKLDGIPASVLAAALKQARDARLHILDVMNEAIDVPDEMSPNAPRIITVKIPVDKIGEVIGPKGKMINQIQEDTGADITIEDDGTIYIGAADGPAAEAARATINGIANPTMPEVGERYLGTVVKTTTFGAFVSLLPGKDGLLHISQIRKLAGGKRVENVEDVLAVGAKVQVEIAEIDQRGKLSLAPVIEGEDEAKDDAAK; encoded by the coding sequence GTGGAGAACGAGACCCACTACGCCGAGGCCGTCATCGACAACGGCTCCTTCGGCACCCGCACCATCCGCTTCGAGACGGGCCGCCTGGCCAAGCAGGCCGCCGGCTCCGCCGTCGCGTACCTGGACGACGACACCATGGTGCTGTCGGCCACCACCGCTTCGAAGAACCCCAAGGACCAGCTGGACTTCTTCCCGCTGACCGTGGACGTCGAGGAGCGGATGTACGCTGCCGGGAAGATCCCCGGCTCCTTCTTCCGCCGTGAGGGCCGGCCGTCCGAGGACGCGATCCTCACCTGCCGCCTGATCGACCGGCCGCTGCGCCCCTCCTTCAAGAAGGGCCTGCGCAACGAGATCCAGATCGTCGAGACGATCATGGCGCTCAACCCCGACCACCTCTACGATGTGGTCGCCATCAACGCCGCCTCCTGCTCCACGCAGCTGGCCGGCCTGCCCTTCTCCGGCCCGATCGGCGGCACCCGCGTCGCCCTGATCAACGGCCAGTGGGTCGCCTTCCCGACCCACACCGAGCTGGAGAACGCGGTCTTCGACATGGTCGTGGCCGGCCGTGTCCTCCCGGACGGCGACGTCGCGATCATGATGGTCGAGGCCGAGGCCACCGAGAAGACCATCCAGCTGGTCAAGGACGGCGCCGAGGCCCCCACCGAGGAGGTCGTCGCCGCCGGTCTGGAGGCCGCCAAGCCCTTCATCAAGGTGCTGTGCCGGGCCCAGTCGGACCTGGCCGCCAAGGCCGCTAAGCCGGTCGGCGAGTTCCCGATCTTCCTCGACTTCCAGGACGACGTCCTGGAGGCGCTGACCAAGGCCGTCAAGGGCGAGCTGGCCCAGGCCCTGACCATCGCCGGCAAGCAGGAGCGCGAGGCCGAGCTGGACCGCGTCAAGGCGCTGGCCGCCGAGAAGCTGCTGCCGGAGTTCGAGGGCCGCGAGAAGGAGATCTCCGCCGCCTACCGCGCGCTGACCAAGAGCCTGGTGCGCGAGCGCGTCATCAAGGAGAAGGTCCGCATCGACGGCCGTGGCGTGACGGACATCCGTACGCTCGCCGCCGAGGTCGAGGCCATCCCGCGGGTGCACGGCTCGGCCCTGTTCGAGCGTGGCGAGACCCAGATCCTGGGCGTCACCACCCTGAACATGCTCCGCATGGAGCAGCAGCTGGACACCCTCTCCCCGGTGACCCGCAAGCGCTACATGCACAACTACAACTTCCCGCCGTACTCGGTCGGCGAGACCGGCCGCGTGGGCTCGCCCAAGCGCCGCGAGATCGGCCACGGCGCGCTCGCCGAGCGCGCCATCGTGCCGGTGCTGCCGACGCGCGAGGAGTTCCCGTACGCCATCCGCCAGGTCTCCGAGGCGCTGGGCTCCAACGGCTCGACCTCGATGGGCTCGGTCTGCGCCTCGACGATGTCGCTGCTGAACGCCGGTGTGCCGCTCAAGGCCCCGGTCGCCGGCATCGCCATGGGCCTGATCTCCGAGGAGATCGACGGCAAGACGCACTACGTCGCCCTCACCGACATCCTCGGTGCGGAGGACGCGTTCGGCGACATGGACTTCAAGGTCGCCGGTACGAAGCAGTTCGTCACCGCCCTGCAGCTGGACACCAAGCTGGACGGCATCCCGGCGTCCGTGCTGGCCGCGGCCCTCAAGCAGGCCCGCGACGCCCGTCTGCACATCCTGGACGTGATGAACGAGGCGATCGACGTTCCGGACGAGATGTCCCCGAACGCGCCGCGCATCATCACCGTCAAGATCCCGGTGGACAAGATCGGTGAGGTCATCGGCCCCAAGGGCAAGATGATCAACCAGATCCAGGAGGACACCGGCGCCGACATCACGATCGAGGACGACGGCACCATCTACATCGGTGCCGCCGACGGCCCGGCCGCCGAGGCCGCCCGCGCCACGATCAACGGCATCGCCAACCCGACCATGCCGGAGGTCGGCGAGCGCTACCTGGGCACGGTCGTCAAGACCACCACCTTCGGTGCGTTCGTCTCCCTGCTCCCGGGCAAGGACGGTCTGCTGCACATCTCGCAGATCCGCAAGCTGGCCGGCGGCAAGCGCGTCGAGAACGTCGAGGACGTGCTCGCCGTGGGCGCCAAGGTCCAGGTGGAGATCGCCGAGATCGACCAGCGCGGCAAGCTGTCGCTGGCTCCGGTCATCGAGGGCGAGGACGAGGCGAAGGACGACGCCGCCAAGTGA
- the rpsO gene encoding 30S ribosomal protein S15 has product MSLDAATKKQIMAEFATKEGDTGSPEVQVAMLSRRISDLTEHLKVHKHDHHSRRGLLLLVGQRRRLLQYLAKKDITRFRALVERLGIRRGAAGAK; this is encoded by the coding sequence GTGTCGCTCGACGCCGCTACGAAGAAGCAGATCATGGCCGAGTTCGCCACGAAGGAAGGCGACACCGGCTCCCCCGAGGTCCAGGTCGCGATGCTTTCCCGCCGCATCTCGGACCTGACCGAGCACCTCAAGGTCCACAAGCACGACCACCACTCCCGCCGTGGTCTGCTGCTGCTCGTCGGCCAGCGCCGCCGCCTGCTGCAGTACCTGGCGAAGAAGGACATCACGCGCTTCCGCGCGCTGGTCGAGCGCCTGGGCATCCGCCGCGGCGCGGCGGGCGCCAAGTAG
- the eccD gene encoding type VII secretion integral membrane protein EccD, whose amino-acid sequence MSTTTGTGFCRVTVAAPDARIDVALPEDVALVDIYPEILRLSGQSQAEGAPTGYHLVRRDGTVLDAGQSLAQQRILDGDLLLLRPFAESLPLPVFDDVSDAVASAVKRNRNRWSDDLMNIVGLTAGVLLLVMMAFALWFSNPVDRDMHRLPGIIAGVTGIVLVALSGVRARVYDDHASSIALGLASLPHLLLAGSGIMPVADGEGPGRLQFLVGCVTVLIASVLLVVLLPRGDAPFVAAAFLASIGTLAVFASILTEAEPREVAAVTAVVAIAVVAWLPSLSSRFARLPIGYKSPDQIAKGPHDGDQDAMTESVDFIKIGNQAKRGHELLLGLVAGCSALVVGAAGVVLGFSDNVWAQLLALAAGITIMLRARLFDYTAQVACLTVAGILTVVLLILGISLHPPVDILADLARFGDSGPLNIRTVWFSASIAAGAAVLVGVGLVVPKKGVTPFWGRVFDIFDGVVLLSLVPLCLAVLDVYGTVRGLTSSS is encoded by the coding sequence GTGAGCACGACTACAGGCACCGGCTTCTGCCGGGTCACAGTCGCCGCGCCGGACGCACGGATCGACGTGGCACTGCCCGAGGATGTCGCACTCGTCGATATTTATCCGGAGATCCTGCGGCTCTCCGGCCAGTCCCAGGCGGAGGGCGCCCCCACCGGTTACCACCTGGTGCGCCGGGACGGCACGGTCCTGGACGCCGGCCAGTCCCTCGCGCAGCAGCGCATCCTCGACGGTGACCTGCTCCTGCTGCGGCCGTTCGCCGAGTCGCTGCCGCTGCCCGTCTTCGACGACGTCTCGGACGCCGTCGCCTCCGCGGTCAAGCGCAACCGCAACCGCTGGAGCGACGACCTGATGAACATCGTCGGCCTCACCGCCGGCGTGCTGCTGCTCGTCATGATGGCGTTCGCGCTGTGGTTCTCGAACCCGGTCGACCGCGACATGCACCGCCTGCCCGGCATCATCGCGGGCGTCACCGGCATCGTCCTGGTCGCCCTGTCCGGCGTACGGGCCCGGGTCTACGACGACCACGCCTCCTCCATCGCGCTGGGCCTGGCCTCGCTGCCGCACCTGCTGCTCGCCGGTTCCGGCATCATGCCGGTGGCCGACGGCGAGGGCCCGGGGCGCCTGCAGTTCCTGGTCGGCTGTGTGACCGTACTGATCGCGTCGGTGCTGCTCGTGGTGCTGCTGCCGCGCGGCGACGCGCCCTTCGTGGCCGCCGCCTTCCTGGCCAGCATCGGCACCCTCGCGGTCTTCGCGTCCATCCTCACCGAGGCCGAGCCGCGCGAGGTCGCCGCGGTCACCGCCGTCGTCGCCATCGCCGTCGTCGCCTGGCTCCCCAGCCTGTCCTCGCGCTTCGCCCGGCTGCCCATCGGCTACAAGTCCCCGGACCAGATCGCCAAGGGTCCGCACGACGGGGACCAGGACGCGATGACCGAGTCGGTCGACTTCATCAAGATCGGCAATCAGGCCAAGCGCGGCCACGAACTGCTGCTCGGCCTGGTCGCGGGCTGCTCCGCCCTGGTCGTCGGCGCGGCCGGCGTCGTCCTCGGCTTCTCCGACAACGTCTGGGCGCAGTTGCTCGCGCTGGCCGCGGGCATCACGATCATGCTGCGCGCCCGGCTCTTCGACTACACCGCGCAGGTCGCCTGCCTGACGGTGGCCGGCATCCTGACGGTCGTGCTGCTCATCCTGGGCATCTCGCTGCACCCGCCGGTCGACATCCTCGCCGACCTCGCGCGCTTCGGTGACTCCGGGCCGCTCAACATCCGTACGGTCTGGTTCTCCGCCAGCATCGCGGCGGGCGCCGCCGTCCTGGTCGGCGTGGGCCTGGTCGTCCCGAAGAAGGGCGTCACCCCCTTCTGGGGCCGCGTCTTCGACATCTTCGACGGCGTCGTCCTGCTGTCGCTGGTACCGCTGTGCCTGGCGGTGCTGGACGTGTACGGCACCGTGCGCGGCCTGACCAGCTCCTCGTAG
- a CDS encoding type VII secretion protein EccC, translating into MSVVIVKRPPRALPPEIPSEELTLEAPPELPREGEDNMLMNLMPMMGMAGSAGFLFMGTQPFMKIMGGVMVVSTLAMAIVQIVKARQGPSGQMLQERQDYLKYLAQKRKEVRRTARKQRDAQLFVHPDPGQLWSIVAEGKRVWERRASDADFAQVRMGLGPQQLATPLKAPETAPVDELEPLTAHAMKEFLDKHGHLDSLPLAVSLRAFYHLTISGEPDTVYGSARAILAQLCTLHSPEDLVVAVVAAPGAQAEWEWTKWLPHVQDKTTDGAGTRRLVVGDLGEIEELLADELEGRGRFNPQGTPVTDTPHVVVVLDAGDVPVDSVIAGAEGLQGVTILEIVPGELDEIRGGLAVQVWPGKLVLESASGAVYNGTVDTLSVAEAEALARQLAPLRAGSGADGEEPLLSNLDFTDLMNIGDAGAVDVSRTWRPRTLHERLRVPIGVDRDGQPVMLDIKEASQEGMGPHGLCVGATGSGKSEVLRTLVLALAVTHSSETLNFILADFKGGATFTGMSDMPHVAAVITNLADDVSLIDRMRDSITGELQRRQELLRSAGNYANITDYEKARAAGAPLDPLPSLVMVLDEFSELLTAKPDFIDMFIQIGRIGRSMGVHMLLASQRLEEGKLRGLDTFLSYRLGLRTFSAAESRTAIGVPDAYHLPNVPGSGILKYDTETMVQFKAAYVSGPYRGPGATGGGGGGRTNRMPVPFTASPVLAPIVEEIVAEEPSLADQQDDALADTVLDVIVQRMQGQGPPAHQVWLPPLDESPTVNQLLPALAVTPERGVHAPEYTALGKLVVPVALVDKPFEQRRDVMYLDFSAGAGHGLVVGGPQSGKSTLIRSAMAGFALTHTPAEVQFYCLDFGGGGMLAMEELPHVGGVASRLDAEKVRRTVAEVVGILNEREEFFRANSIDSMGTYRQRRAAGSYPDQKWGDVFLIIDGWGTFKTDYEQLDPVILDIASRGLGFGIHLILGASRYTEVRPALRDQLLNRVELRLGDPMESEFDRKRAENVPMGRPGRGLSPEKLDYLAALPRIDGVQEAESLSDGMAHLVATVKEHWQGEPAPKVRMLPTLLPASDLPKGGDYPEHGIAIGVDETTLSPAFIDFETDPLLVIYGESESGKSSLLRLIAKQISERYSSDKALMVVSDYRRALLGEIPESHMYKYCAAGPQLQEVITGLAGSLGRRMPGPDVTPEQLRNRSWYDLPDAFVIVDDYDLVATSSGNPLQPLLEYLPFARDLGLRLILARSSSGAGRSSFEPVMQRTKELGAQGLILSGDPGEGPLMGNIKATSLTPGRAQFITRKRGAQLVQTGWLPAHSG; encoded by the coding sequence GTGAGCGTTGTCATCGTCAAGCGCCCGCCCCGCGCGCTTCCACCCGAAATCCCCAGTGAGGAGTTGACGCTCGAAGCTCCCCCGGAGCTGCCTCGCGAGGGCGAGGACAACATGCTGATGAACCTCATGCCGATGATGGGCATGGCGGGTTCGGCGGGATTCTTGTTCATGGGCACCCAGCCGTTCATGAAGATCATGGGCGGCGTGATGGTGGTTTCCACCCTCGCGATGGCTATTGTCCAGATCGTCAAGGCCCGGCAAGGGCCTTCCGGGCAAATGCTCCAGGAGCGTCAGGATTACCTCAAATACCTGGCGCAGAAGCGAAAGGAAGTACGGCGCACCGCACGCAAACAGCGTGACGCACAGCTTTTCGTCCATCCCGATCCGGGCCAATTGTGGTCGATCGTGGCCGAGGGCAAACGCGTTTGGGAACGCCGGGCTTCGGATGCCGACTTCGCACAGGTACGGATGGGACTCGGCCCGCAGCAGCTGGCGACGCCCCTGAAGGCCCCGGAGACCGCGCCGGTCGACGAGCTGGAACCGCTCACCGCGCACGCGATGAAGGAATTCCTCGACAAGCACGGGCATTTGGACTCGCTGCCGCTCGCGGTCTCGCTGCGCGCCTTCTACCACCTGACGATCTCGGGCGAACCGGACACCGTGTACGGGTCGGCGCGCGCCATCCTCGCGCAGCTGTGCACGCTGCACTCGCCGGAGGACCTGGTGGTGGCCGTGGTGGCCGCGCCGGGCGCGCAGGCCGAGTGGGAGTGGACCAAGTGGCTGCCGCACGTCCAGGACAAGACCACCGACGGCGCCGGCACCCGGCGGCTGGTGGTCGGTGACCTCGGCGAGATCGAGGAACTGCTGGCCGACGAGCTGGAGGGCCGCGGCCGGTTCAACCCGCAGGGCACGCCGGTCACCGACACCCCGCACGTCGTGGTCGTGCTGGACGCCGGCGACGTGCCGGTGGACTCGGTGATCGCCGGGGCCGAGGGCCTCCAGGGCGTGACGATCCTGGAGATCGTGCCGGGCGAGCTGGACGAGATCCGCGGCGGCCTGGCCGTACAGGTGTGGCCGGGCAAGCTGGTGCTGGAGTCGGCGAGCGGCGCGGTCTACAACGGCACCGTGGACACCCTGTCGGTCGCCGAGGCGGAGGCGCTGGCGCGCCAGCTCGCGCCGCTGCGGGCCGGTTCGGGCGCCGACGGCGAGGAGCCGCTGCTGTCCAACTTGGACTTCACGGACCTGATGAACATCGGCGACGCCGGTGCGGTGGACGTCTCGCGCACCTGGCGCCCGCGCACGCTGCACGAGCGGCTGCGCGTGCCGATCGGTGTCGACCGGGACGGCCAGCCCGTCATGCTGGACATCAAGGAGGCGTCGCAGGAGGGCATGGGCCCGCACGGCCTGTGCGTCGGCGCGACCGGTTCCGGCAAGTCCGAGGTGCTGCGCACCCTGGTGCTCGCGCTGGCCGTCACCCACTCCTCGGAGACGCTCAACTTCATCCTCGCGGACTTCAAGGGCGGCGCCACCTTCACCGGTATGTCCGACATGCCGCACGTGGCGGCGGTCATCACCAACCTGGCCGACGACGTCAGCCTGATCGACCGCATGCGCGACTCGATCACCGGTGAGCTGCAGCGCCGTCAGGAACTGCTGCGCTCGGCGGGCAACTACGCCAACATCACCGACTACGAGAAGGCCCGCGCGGCCGGCGCCCCGCTGGACCCGCTGCCCTCGCTGGTGATGGTGCTCGACGAGTTCTCCGAGCTGCTGACCGCCAAGCCGGACTTCATCGACATGTTCATCCAGATCGGCCGGATCGGCCGTTCGATGGGTGTGCACATGCTGCTCGCCTCGCAGCGCCTGGAAGAGGGCAAGCTGCGCGGCCTGGACACGTTCCTGTCGTACCGGCTGGGTCTGCGGACGTTCTCCGCGGCCGAGTCCCGTACGGCGATCGGCGTCCCGGACGCCTACCACCTGCCCAACGTCCCGGGTTCCGGCATCCTGAAGTACGACACCGAAACGATGGTGCAGTTCAAGGCCGCGTACGTCTCCGGCCCGTACCGCGGGCCCGGGGCCACCGGAGGCGGCGGGGGCGGCCGGACGAACCGGATGCCGGTGCCGTTCACCGCGTCGCCGGTGCTGGCGCCGATCGTCGAGGAGATCGTCGCCGAGGAGCCGTCGCTCGCCGACCAGCAGGACGACGCGCTCGCCGACACCGTCCTGGACGTGATCGTCCAGCGGATGCAGGGCCAGGGTCCGCCGGCGCACCAGGTGTGGCTGCCGCCGCTGGACGAGTCCCCCACCGTCAACCAGCTGCTCCCGGCGCTCGCGGTCACGCCCGAGCGGGGCGTGCACGCCCCGGAGTACACGGCGCTCGGCAAGCTGGTCGTGCCGGTCGCGCTCGTGGACAAGCCGTTCGAGCAGCGGCGTGACGTGATGTACCTGGACTTCTCCGCGGGCGCCGGTCACGGCCTGGTCGTCGGTGGTCCGCAGTCCGGCAAGTCGACGCTGATCCGGTCCGCCATGGCGGGCTTCGCGCTCACCCACACCCCGGCCGAGGTGCAGTTCTACTGCCTCGACTTCGGTGGCGGCGGCATGCTGGCCATGGAGGAGCTGCCGCACGTCGGCGGAGTCGCCTCCCGCCTGGACGCCGAGAAGGTGCGCCGTACGGTCGCCGAGGTCGTCGGCATCCTCAACGAGCGCGAGGAGTTCTTCCGCGCCAACAGCATCGACTCCATGGGGACGTACCGCCAGCGGCGCGCCGCCGGTTCCTACCCGGACCAGAAGTGGGGCGACGTCTTCCTCATCATCGACGGCTGGGGCACGTTCAAGACCGACTACGAGCAGCTCGACCCGGTCATCCTGGACATCGCCAGCCGCGGTCTGGGCTTCGGCATCCACCTGATCCTCGGCGCCTCCCGGTACACCGAGGTGCGGCCGGCGCTGCGCGACCAGCTGCTCAACCGCGTGGAACTGCGGCTCGGCGACCCGATGGAGTCGGAGTTCGACCGCAAGCGCGCGGAGAACGTGCCGATGGGCCGCCCCGGCCGCGGTTTGTCCCCCGAGAAGCTGGACTACCTGGCGGCGCTGCCCCGTATCGACGGCGTCCAGGAGGCGGAGAGCCTCAGCGACGGCATGGCGCACCTGGTGGCCACCGTCAAGGAGCACTGGCAGGGCGAGCCCGCCCCGAAGGTGCGGATGCTGCCGACGCTGCTCCCGGCGAGCGACCTGCCCAAGGGCGGCGACTACCCGGAGCACGGCATCGCGATCGGTGTCGACGAGACGACGCTGTCCCCGGCGTTCATCGACTTCGAGACCGACCCGCTGCTGGTCATCTACGGCGAGAGCGAGTCCGGCAAGTCCTCGCTGCTGCGTCTGATCGCCAAGCAGATCTCGGAGCGCTACTCCTCCGACAAGGCGCTCATGGTGGTCTCCGACTACCGGCGCGCGCTGCTCGGGGAGATCCCCGAGAGCCACATGTACAAGTACTGCGCCGCGGGACCGCAGCTCCAGGAGGTCATCACCGGGCTCGCCGGTTCCCTGGGCCGCCGGATGCCGGGGCCGGACGTCACGCCGGAGCAGCTGCGCAACCGCAGCTGGTACGACCTGCCGGACGCGTTCGTGATCGTGGACGACTACGACCTGGTGGCGACCAGCAGCGGCAACCCGCTGCAGCCGCTGCTGGAGTACCTGCCGTTCGCCCGCGACCTGGGCCTGCGCCTGATCCTGGCGCGCAGCTCGTCGGGTGCGGGGCGGTCCTCGTTCGAGCCGGTGATGCAGCGTACGAAGGAGCTGGGCGCCCAGGGTCTGATCCTTTCGGGCGACCCGGGCGAGGGTCCGCTGATGGGCAACATCAAGGCGACCAGCCTGACGCCGGGCCGTGCGCAGTTCATCACGCGCAAGCGCGGGGCGCAGCTGGTACAGACCGGGTGGCTGCCGGCGCACAGCGGCTGA
- a CDS encoding WXG100 family type VII secretion target: MTERRNPQALHEAAAGWRDMGKHLDGLVRGLDRHVGEAAAANWQGPAGEAFAAEWHRLKRSVDETLPVFELAAADLENAAAQDKEAHAGAGSGAHDSAPAPSQDDGAQSSGTQTAYGFMALGQLATSLGGAFRGKGGKGGGQGQRPPLTARWETSHAPAGPDPFGPPRDGDAKSARGGAGVAKGVRTGEPAADGGASGATPGTAAKPSGSAAPADPAAPGAKPTKAPGEKPSGTGAAGKATDAPQPAPGGDAGKQPDNAAKEPDVRRHGAFG; encoded by the coding sequence GTGACCGAGCGGCGCAATCCCCAGGCCCTGCACGAGGCGGCGGCCGGCTGGCGGGACATGGGCAAGCACCTGGACGGCCTCGTACGGGGCCTGGACCGGCACGTGGGCGAGGCCGCCGCGGCCAACTGGCAGGGGCCGGCGGGCGAGGCGTTCGCGGCGGAGTGGCACCGCCTCAAGCGGTCCGTCGACGAGACGCTGCCGGTCTTCGAACTGGCCGCCGCCGACCTGGAGAACGCCGCCGCCCAGGACAAGGAGGCGCACGCGGGCGCGGGCTCCGGCGCTCACGACTCCGCACCGGCTCCCTCCCAGGACGACGGTGCCCAGTCGTCCGGTACGCAGACCGCGTACGGCTTCATGGCCCTGGGCCAGCTCGCCACGTCGCTCGGCGGCGCCTTCCGCGGCAAGGGTGGCAAGGGCGGCGGCCAGGGGCAGCGGCCCCCGCTCACGGCCCGGTGGGAGACCTCCCACGCGCCCGCGGGGCCCGACCCCTTCGGCCCGCCACGGGACGGTGACGCGAAGAGCGCGCGGGGCGGCGCGGGCGTGGCCAAGGGCGTACGTACGGGAGAGCCCGCGGCAGACGGGGGCGCCTCCGGCGCCACGCCGGGGACGGCGGCCAAGCCGTCCGGGTCCGCGGCCCCCGCCGATCCGGCGGCTCCGGGCGCCAAGCCCACCAAGGCTCCCGGCGAGAAGCCCAGCGGAACCGGAGCGGCGGGCAAGGCCACGGACGCCCCGCAGCCCGCCCCCGGAGGCGACGCCGGCAAGCAGCCCGACAACGCGGCCAAGGAACCCGACGTCCGCCGCCACGGCGCCTTCGGCTGA